In Besnoitia besnoiti strain Bb-Ger1 chromosome IX, whole genome shotgun sequence, a single genomic region encodes these proteins:
- a CDS encoding hypothetical protein (encoded by transcript BESB_011930) — protein sequence MPSHCEGLRVLLYGCCRLPQRLVPSPLLLGKGFSASRPASALCAVRRLRAWAVCSAFFRSCGAGGPSDSPLLALWSPRSPAREGGSMPPAKKRPCRRWPFVPAERFPSYPRLAPRLRALILQQRQQLRAQLVRCRERQYEGAALFSKAASGGPPPRGDCVASAAEGGERDLVRSRASNPSLKRKRRSGDAKDEEEEDSSLEPPPAGSAGAQTELAFSFPAELQREAQDGGDPKTADGDEPPRRPALETREQGSTPPSSPAQRLASPGFEPSPSAAPGVDDPPSPLSRSRSEGCCPSKPRDCEQMAHGGEAASSSLCLFPVDRFLPPRSEPERAVRLALLRRQLLLKRQLHARLVRTLGEVERRYEDLLEVAALEDRELAREREEEEFRAHIEKQQNDLETLHAAMQKNRAAQRADRERKLQHERLIRQRCREKRRRAQEEEIESVTSGAPPAILMKELSALSAFVAGGMPAGAAAAALRGGRRLHASSGAPGGAYGAHGLPACDVQGGGVAEADLFSVQIHRPDAQGALAATERPGKSLGGSAQRAAAFFSGSDSLHGEASESADGVASSGAREDACDAAYAELHSSRLAGPPLGRASGLHQHGVATRVSPAGGASASSPHDVALSAAAGGRGAQKGALATAGVGVLGSSSFAGSSARGGGALGRKGMRHRGGARAAAAAAATGSPTSNLALLRGFGLVPAGTPAAKAAGGFIGYGQPTSAGVRGAGRGGRCTTRGLGRGGGTRRSNSLSAPLGGSPAPAGKVGHPPGSGVGATGAAPAGAAAPGASPFASVVNNSALSPLTQVASPSSSWTAVGGSGAAGSASAASPQQILLPAGLTASHLAAFNANAAALQHGAAGGGLAAGTGPASGGAGTRHPRPRLPSRTAAGRCQAAPAAGRRREGTSSAAAAAAAAMRPLIAAAAAGGLHRNHFLLASSINPLVAAAAAAAGSAARAGPRAPPGSAVAAGSSPAAGTGAEAKSPLLFGLPNVAGSSSTPASVTSQGLASSSAAQQSRPAASRTTPSAPTTPASSPATMPSASPAASAAAASLVAAVSQQQIRQQQAGAPSFGGGASGTGGGSGANRTPLGAAAGQLSAALAAAASTAGSASTGKQPQLVTAMLQAVADAVRAEQQRHQLLQKQQQLQLLQQLQLQQQLLQQQQQLQQQPPQLQQLVLQHRQQQLLQQQLQQQQKMVSQQVPLQQQLQLQQQQLQLQLRQQQILQQLQQQQVQQDQQAQSQESQQQLPKQAKQQQSQDQSQQHLQLHQQLQQLQVQQQLQHSLPQLLQQRQQTDDAADNATGTSSLLSQISDALRKAAATQSSSGLAGAGAGLSAPQAKPVVPPDSKRTPVLSALASVAQAQHPLLARGSADSASSRTSAGLPATGTRLGLGSDAGSGGPNQHQQGNSGC from the exons ATGCCGAGTCATTGTGAAGG TTTGCGCGTCCTCCTTTACGGCTGCTGTCGACTCCCCCAGCGGCTCGTcccttctccgcttctcctGGGGAAGggcttctctgcctctcggcCCGCCTCTGCTCTCTGTGCCGTGCGCCGGCTGCGAGCCTGGGCGGTTTGTTCAGCTTTTTTTCGTTCTTGCGGGGCAGGGGGACCTTCCGACTCCCCGCTGCTGGCCCTCTGGTCTCCTCGGAGCCCAGCCCGAGAGGGCGGCTCGATgccgccagcgaagaagcgcccCTGCCGGCGATGGCCGTTCGTGCCAGCCGAGCGGTTTCCTTCCTATCcccgtctcgcgccgcggctgcgggcgcttattctgcagcagcggcagcagctgcgcgcccagCTCGTTCGgtgccgcgagcgccagtATGAGGGCGCTGCGCTCTTCAGCaaagccgcgagcggcgggccgccgccgcgcggcgactgcgtggcctccgcggccgaaggcggcgagcgcgacctggttcgcagccgcgcgagcaaTCCTTCGTTGAAAAGAAAGCGACGGTCAGGGGACgcgaaggacgaggaggaggaagacagcaGCCTGGAGCCGCCCCCCGCAGGGAGCGCCGGAGCGCAGACAGAGCTGGCTTTTTCCTTCccggcggagctgcagagggaggcgcaaGATGGTGGCGACCCCAAAACTGCAGACGGCGatgagccgccgcgccgaccagcgctggagacgcgcgagcaggGCAGCACGCCCCCCAGTTCGCCCGCTCAGCGCCTGGCCTCACCGGGGTTCGAACCCTCGccgtcagcggcgccgggggtGGATGatccgccctcgccgctctcgcgcagTCGGAGTGAAGGCTGCTGTCCCTCGAAGCCGAGAGACTGTGAGCAGATGGCGCATGGAGGAGAagctgcctcttcgtcgctctgTCTGTTCCCTGTGGACCGgtttctgcctccgcgttcCGAACCGGAGAGGGCCGTCCGGCtggcgcttctgcggcggcagctgctgctcaagcggcagctgcatgcgcgtctggTGAGGACGCTGGGCGAGGTCGAGCGGCGGTACGAGGATCTCCTCGAAGTTGCAGCTCTGGAGGACCGCGAGCTGGCgcgtgagagagaggaggaggagttCAGAGCACACATCGAGAAGCAGCAAAACGACTTAGAGACCTTGCATGCAGCCATGCAGAAGAACCGCGCGGCACAGAGAGCCGACCGGGAGCGGAAGCTGCAGCACGAGCGCCTGATCCGGCAGAGGTGTCGCGAgaaacggcgacgcgcgcaggaagaagaaatcGAGAGCGTGACGAGTGGCGCCCCTCCAGCCATCCTGATGAAGGAGCTGAGTGCGCTgtctgccttcgtcgccggGGGCATGCCGGCtggtgcagcggcagcggcgctgcgggggGGCCGGCGGCTCCACGCGTCCTCGGGGGCCCCAGGCGGAGCCTACGGAGCTCACGGCCTGCCCGCCTGCGACGTCCAGGGGGGAGGGGTCGCGGAGGCAGATCTGTTTTCTGTGCAAATTCACCGCCCAGACGCACAAGGTGCGCTAGCTGCAACTGAGAGACCCGGGAAGTCCCTAGGGggcagcgcgcagcgagctgcCGCGTTTTTCAGTGGCTCGGACAGTCTCCATGGGGAGGCTTCCGAGTCGGCTGACGGCGTCGCGTCTTCGGGAGCTCGAGAGGAcgcgtgcgacgccgcgTACGCCGAACTCCATTCGTCTCGGCTCGCGGGGCCGCCACTGGGCCGCGCCTCTGGGCTCCACCAGCACGGAGTCGCGACGCGGGTGTCTCCCGCAGGCGGAGCCTCAGCAAGTTCGCCTCACGacgtcgccctctctgcagcggctggcggTCGTGGAGCCCAAAAGGGTGCCCTGGCGACTGCGGGGGTTGGCGTGCTGGGGAGTTCGAGCTTCGCGGGCTcgagcgccagaggcggcggcgctctcggccGGAAAGGCATGCGCCACCGCGgcggggcgcgcgccgcagcggcggccgctgcgacgGGGAGTCCAACGAGCAACCTGGCGTTgcttcgcggcttcggccTCGTGCCCGCCGGGACGCCTGCAGCAAAGGCCGCTGGCGGCTTCATCGGTTACGGGCAGCCGACGTCTGCCGGCGTGAGGGGCGCGGGTCGCGGGGGGCGCTGCACGACCCGGGGCctcggtcgcggcggcggaacgcggcgcagcaacagtctctcggcgccgctaGGCGGCAGCCCCGCTCCTGCGGGCAAGGTAGGTCATCCACCCGGGTcgggcgtcggcgcgacgggggctgcgcccgctggcgctgcggcgcccggcgcgtcgccgttcgcCTCCGTTGTGAACAActccgcgctctcgccgctgacgcaggtcgcgtctccttcgtcgtcgtggACGGCGGTCGGAGGCTCAGGCGCGGCTGGgagcgcgtctgccgcatcGCCGCAGCAGATTCTCCTCCCGGCTGGACTAACCGCCTCGCATTTGGCGGCGTTCAATGCCAATGCAGCGGCACTCCAGCacggggcggcgggcggcggactCGCCGCAGGGACCGGCCCCGCCtcggggggggcgggcacGCGTCACCCTCGGCCCCGGCTGCCCAGCCGCACCGCGGCGGGTCGTTGCCAGGCGGCCCCAGCAGCCGGTCGTCGTCG TGAGGGGACCAgttcagcggcggcggcagcggccgctgcgaTGAGGCCGCTCattgccgcagctgctgcaggcggcctGCATCGAAACCATTTCCTTCTCGCGTCGAGTATAAATCCTCttgtcgccgcggctgcagcggctgcagggagcgccgcacgcgccgggcCACGAGCCCCGCCTGgaagcgccgtcgccgctggcagttcgccggcggcagggACAGGGGCGGAGGCAAAGTCTCCTCTGCTGTTTGGGCTTCCAAACGTCGCTGGAAGTAGCAGCACACCAGCAAGTGTGACGTCTCAGGGCTTAGCATCTTCCTCAGCAGCTCAACAAAGCAGGCCAGCTGCTTCGAGAACAACTCCATCCGCGCCGACCACGCCGGCTTCATCACCGGCGACCATGCCGTCTGCCAGCCCTGCGGCGAGTGCCGCAGCGGCTAGTCTCGTAGCTGCCGTGTCTCAGCAACAAATccgacagcagcaggcgggcgcgcccaGCTTCGGCGGGGGGGCGAGTGGGACGGGCGGCGGTTCTGGAGCCAACCGGACGCCTTTAGGAGCCGCGGCAGGGCAGCtttctgcggctctcgcggctgcggcctcgaccGCCGGCAGTGCGTCCACCGGAAAACAGCCTCAGCTCGTGACAGCCATGCTGCAAGCTGTTGCCGATGCGGTACGGGccgagcagcagagacaccagttgctgcagaagcagcaacagcttcagctcctccagcagctgcagctgcaacAGCAACTTCTTcagcaacagcagcagctACAACAGCAACCGCCGCAGTTGCAGCAGCTCGTGCTTCAGCATCGGCAACAGcagctcctgcagcagcagctgcagcaacaGCAGAAAATGGTCTCGCAGCAGGTcccgctccagcagcagctccaactgcaacagcagcagctgcaacTGCAGCTCAGGCAGCAGCAGATcttgcagcagctgcagcagcagcaggtgcAACAGGACCAACAAGCGCAGTCGCAGGAGTCCCAACAGCAGTTGCCGAAACAAGCCAAGCAACAACAGAGCCAAGACCAGTCTCAGCAGCACCTTCAACTTCATCAGCAACTGCAACAACTGCAAGTCCAACAGCAGCTCCAGCACTCcttgccgcagctgctgcagcagcgacagcagacgGACGATGCGGCAGACAACGCGACGGGGACGTCGTCGTTGCTCAGCCAGATCTCGGACGCGCTGCGGAAGGCAGCCGCTACCCAATCAAGCTCTgggctcgcaggcgcaggagctgGCCTGTCAGCTCCCCAGGCAAAACCTGTGGTGCCGCCAGATTCAAAGAGGACGCCTGTCCTCAGCGCACTTGCGAGTGTTGCACAAGCTCAGCATCCGCTGTTGGCCCGTGGTTCCGCAGACAGTGCATCTTCAAGGACCTCTGCAGGGCTGCCAGCCACCGGAACCAGACTTGGGCTTGGGTCTGACGCCGGCTCTGGTGGTCCTAACCAGCATCAACAAGGCAACAGTGGATGCTAA